One Paenisporosarcina sp. FSL H8-0542 genomic region harbors:
- a CDS encoding N-acetylmuramoyl-L-alanine amidase translates to MKRWIVIGLLLLVSVTVVVYETQASDRAFFLPAPLGGMKIVVDPGHGGMDGGASVGEVVESDITLALGKELEKELKKLGAEVVMTRSHADDAVAEHNPKATFPTIRARKLADLKLREEMIVNSDADLFISVHVNSIPDARWRGAQVFYHRDGHEGGAAIAKAIQGAIREHIGNTDREALAIKQVYLLKKATVPAVLVETGFLSNPEERKLLTSKDYQEQMAEAIADGIEKYVDSQMQ, encoded by the coding sequence TTGAAACGCTGGATAGTAATTGGACTTTTATTGTTAGTTTCAGTAACGGTTGTGGTTTATGAAACGCAAGCTTCCGATCGCGCATTCTTTTTGCCTGCCCCTCTTGGTGGAATGAAAATTGTGGTAGACCCGGGTCATGGAGGAATGGACGGGGGAGCGTCGGTGGGTGAGGTCGTCGAGTCAGATATTACGCTTGCACTGGGGAAAGAGCTCGAGAAGGAATTAAAGAAGTTGGGTGCAGAAGTAGTCATGACACGTTCACATGCAGATGATGCAGTAGCGGAGCACAATCCAAAAGCAACTTTTCCTACAATTCGAGCTAGAAAACTCGCTGATTTGAAATTGCGTGAAGAAATGATTGTTAATTCAGATGCGGATTTATTTATCAGTGTTCATGTAAACTCCATACCGGATGCAAGATGGCGCGGAGCTCAAGTATTTTACCATAGAGACGGCCATGAAGGTGGAGCGGCTATTGCAAAAGCGATTCAAGGTGCCATCCGGGAACATATCGGAAACACCGACCGTGAAGCATTGGCAATCAAACAAGTATATTTATTGAAAAAAGCAACTGTGCCGGCGGTCTTAGTGGAAACTGGTTTCTTAAGTAATCCTGAAGAACGAAAGTTGCTGACATCAAAAGATTACCAGGAGCAAATGGCAGAAGCGATTGCTGATGGCATTGAAAAGTATGTAGACAGTCAAATGCAATGA